In a single window of the Larimichthys crocea isolate SSNF chromosome XVII, L_crocea_2.0, whole genome shotgun sequence genome:
- the zap70 gene encoding tyrosine-protein kinase ZAP-70: MSIDPAAELPFFYGSISRSDAEQHLKLAGMSDGLFLLRQCLRSLGGYVLSVVWNLDFHHYSVEKQLNGTYCITGGKHHCGPAELCEFYSKDPDGLVCPLKKPCLRSPETPIRPGVFDNLRENMLREYVKQTWNLEGEAMEQAIISQAPQLEKLIATTAHEKMSWYHGKITRHEGERRLYSGAQPDGKFLVRDREESGTFALSMMYGKTVYHYQILQDKSGKYSMPDGTKFDTIWQLVEYLKMKPDGLVTVLREPCVNGKAAEKTPSLPATRRTGANGYTPPPRAVGGMSKPVTTIPEDRDILPMDCNGFNPYHNPNDVKRFNIQRSQLLMDEVELGSGNFGCVKKGVLKCDSGQIDVAVKVLKSENEKLVKEEMMREAEIMHQLSNPFIVRMLGLCNAENLMLVMEMASAGPLNKFLSTNKDTVSVENIVNLMHQVSMGMKYLEEKNFVHRDLAARNVLLVNQQFAKISDFGLSKALGADDNYYKARTAGKWPLKWYAPECINFHKFSSKSDVWSFGITMWEAFSYGGKPYKKMKGPEVMRFIESGNRMECPSVCPERMYAVMNDCWTYKHEDRPDFKKVEESMRSYHYSISNKAKPEGAAAAAEPVK; the protein is encoded by the exons ATGTCCATTGACCCGGCGGCCGAGCTGCCTTTTTTCTACGGCAGCATCAGCCGCTCCGACGCAGAGCAGCACCTGAAGCTGGCCGGGATGTCCGACGGGCTCTTCTTGTTGCGACAGTGTCTCCGAAGTCTGGGAGGCTACGTCCTGTCTGTCGTGTGGAACCTTGATTTCCACCATTACTCCGTAGAGAAACAGCTTAATGGGACTTATTGCATCACAGGAGGGAAGCATCACTGTGGGCCTGCAGAGCTCTGTGAGTTTTACAGCAAAGACCCTGATGGACTGGTGTGCCCCCTGAAGAAACCCTGTCTGCGCTCCCCAGAAACACCCATACGGCCCGGCGTGTTTGACAACCTGAGAGAAAACATGCTGAGGGAGTACGTGAAGCAGACCTGGAACCTGGAG GGAGAAGCCATGGAGCAGGCCATCATCAGTCAAGCTCCTCAGTTGGAGAAACTGATCGCCACCACGGCCCACGAGAAGATGTCTTGGTATCACGGTAAAATCACCCGTCATGAAGGCGAGAGGCGGCTCTACTCTGGAGCACAACCAGACGGCAAGTTTCT ggtgagagacagagaggagtcTGGAACTTTTGCTCTCTCTATGATGTACGGGAAAACAGTGTACCACTATCAGATCCTTCAAGACAAATCAGGGAAATACTCCATGCCAGATGGAACAAAGTTTGACACAATCTGGCAG CTGGTTGAGTATCTGAAGATGAAACCTGACGGCCTGGTGACTGTTCTCAGGGAGCCGTGTGTTAACGGCAAAGCTGCTGAAA AGACACCCAGTCTTCCTGCCACA AGGCGGACCGGCGCAAATGGATACACACCGCCACCTCGAG CGGTTGGAGGGATGTCCAAGCCGGTTACCACTATCCCTGAAGACCGTGACATTTTGCCTATGGACTGCAATGGATTCAACCCGTACCACAACCCGAATGATGTGAAGAGGTTCAACATCCAGAGGAGTCAGCTGCTGATGGATGAAGTGGAGCTCGGCTCTGGGAACTTTGGTTGCGTCAAGAAAGGAGTCCTGAAGTGTGATTC aggTCAGATCGATGTGGCCGTCAAAGTGCTGAAGAGTGAAAATGAGAAGCtggtgaaggaggagatgatgagGGAGGCAGAGATCATGCACCAGCTGAGTAACCCCTTCATTGTTCGCATGTTGGGTCTGTGCAACGCTGAGAACTTGATGCTGGTCATGGAGATGGCTTCTGCCGGACCACTCAACAAATTCCTCTCCACCAATAA GGATACTGTAAGTGTGGAGAACATTGTCAACCTGATGCACCAGGTGTCGATGGGAATGAAGTATCTGGAAGAGAAGAACTTTGTGCACAGAGACTTAGCAGCACGTAACGTACTGCTGGTCAACCAGCAGTTTGCCAAAATCAGTGATTTCGGGCTTTCTAAGGCCCTCGGAGCCGATGACAACTATTACAAG GCTCGTACTGCAGGTAAATGGCCACTGAAGTGGTACGCTCCAGAATGTATAAACTTCCACAAATTCTCCAGTAAAAGTGACGTGTGGAGTTTTGGTATCACCATGTGGGAGGCCTTTTCATACGGAGGGAAACCTTACAAG AAAATGAAAGGACCAGAGGTTATGCGCTTCATTGAAAGTGGAAACCGCATGGAGTGTCCATCAGTATGTCCAGAGCGAATGTATGCAGTGATGAATGATTGCTGGACGTACAA GCATGAGGATCGTCCTGACTTTAAGAAGGTTGAGGAGTCCATGAGGTCTTACCATTACTCCATATCGAACAAGGCCAAGCCTGAGGGAGCTGCAGCCGCCGCCGAGCCTGTCAAGTAG
- the mob3a gene encoding MOB kinase activator 3A, whose translation MSMALKQVFNKDRTFRPKRKFEPGTQRFELHKKAQASLNAGLDLKQAVQLPHGEDLNDWVAVHVVDFFNRINLIYGTISDSCTDQTCPVMSGGPKYEYRWQDEHKYKRPTALSAPKYMSLLMDWIEVQINNENIFPTNVGTPFPKTFMQVAKKILSRLFRVFVHVYIHHFDRVSQMGAEAHVNTCYKHFYYFVTEFNLTDHKELEPLKEMTSRMCH comes from the exons ATGTCCATGGCCCTGAAACAAGTCTTCAACAAAGACAGGACATTCCGGCCCAAGCGCAAGTTTGAGCCCGGGACGCAACGCTTCGAGCTGCACAAGAAGGCCCAGGCGTCTCTGAACGCAGGGCTAGACCTGAAGCAGGCCGTGCAGCTTCCCCACGGCGAGGACCTCAATGACTGGGTGGCCGTGCACGTGGTCGACTTCTTCAACCGCATCAACCTCATCTACGGCACCATCAGCGACTCCTGCACCGATCAAACCTGCCCTGTCATGTCCGGAGGGCCCAAGTACGAATACCGCTGGCAGGACGAGCACAAGTACAAGAGGCCGACGGCACTGTCGGCCCCCAAATACATGAGCCTGCTCATGGATTGGATTGAGGTACAAATCAACAATGAGAACATCTTCCCCACCAACGTCG GTACTCCCTTCCCTAAGACCTTCATGCAGGTGGCTAAGAAGATTTTGTCTCGTCTCTTCCGGGTGTTTGTCCACGTCTACATTCACCACTTTGACCGTGTGAGCCAGATGGGGGCCGAGGCTCACGTCAATACCTGCTACAAGCATTTCTATTACTTTGTCACTGAGTTCAACCTCACGGACCACAAAGAGCTGGAGCCTCTG aaaGAAATGACCTCTCGGATGTGTCACTGA